One Thalassotalea hakodatensis DNA segment encodes these proteins:
- a CDS encoding DsbE family thiol:disulfide interchange protein encodes MNKIIRFIPLVLFIALGVVLYRGLSLNPQELPSALIGKPIPTFSLTQLLKPEVTLTEKDLKGDIVLLNVWGTWCVYCKYEHPYLVDIAKSKRVSLYGLNYKDVREDATKWLKDYEDPYVLSIFDPMGKFGIELGVTAAPETFVIDANGIVRMKHVGPIDGKIWQQKFIPMIEKLEQEQGVTP; translated from the coding sequence ATGAATAAAATAATCCGTTTTATTCCTCTAGTACTGTTTATTGCTTTAGGTGTTGTTTTGTATCGTGGTTTATCGTTGAATCCTCAGGAGTTACCCTCGGCATTGATAGGTAAGCCCATACCAACGTTTTCATTAACACAATTGTTGAAACCAGAAGTCACACTAACGGAAAAAGATCTCAAAGGAGATATCGTTTTACTGAATGTATGGGGAACATGGTGTGTGTATTGTAAATATGAACACCCGTACTTGGTAGATATCGCGAAAAGTAAACGTGTTTCTTTATATGGTCTTAACTATAAAGATGTACGTGAAGATGCGACTAAATGGCTCAAAGATTATGAAGACCCTTATGTTTTGTCAATTTTTGACCCCATGGGAAAGTTTGGCATTGAACTGGGTGTTACCGCGGCACCTGAAACGTTTGTTATTGATGCTAATGGGATCGTACGAATGAAGCATGTTGGGCCGATAGACGGTAAAATATGGCAACAAAAATTCATTCCAATGATTGAAAAACTAGAACAAGAGCAAGGAGTAACTCCATGA